The following proteins come from a genomic window of Yinghuangia sp. ASG 101:
- a CDS encoding TetR family transcriptional regulator, translating into MTDHEVPGPAPGSPAGRRSPARRQDLLDAADRVVMRDGPDVSMNTIAAEAGITKPILYRHFGDKDGLYRALAERHTEDLALAIRAAVRPGRRTTPRERIRATIDTYLAHIEANPQLYRFLLHHAGAESADVRGHVTAYQRRIGEELAASFDPLGASGVLARAWAHGIVGMVQASGDWWLDEHPCDRAELTVYLTELLWGALPAALATAADAPDRGTGGRAYESG; encoded by the coding sequence CCTGCGGGCCGCCGCTCCCCCGCGCGTCGGCAGGACCTGCTGGACGCCGCCGACCGCGTCGTCATGCGCGACGGCCCCGACGTGTCGATGAACACCATCGCCGCCGAGGCCGGCATCACCAAGCCGATCCTGTACCGCCACTTCGGCGACAAGGACGGCCTGTACCGGGCCCTGGCCGAGCGCCACACCGAGGACCTGGCGCTCGCGATCCGCGCCGCCGTCCGCCCCGGGCGCCGCACGACGCCGCGCGAGCGGATCCGGGCCACCATCGACACCTATCTCGCGCACATCGAGGCGAACCCGCAGCTGTACCGGTTCCTCCTGCACCACGCGGGCGCCGAGTCGGCGGACGTGCGCGGCCACGTGACCGCGTACCAGCGCCGGATTGGCGAGGAACTCGCCGCGTCGTTCGACCCGTTGGGCGCGAGCGGCGTCCTCGCACGGGCGTGGGCGCACGGCATCGTCGGCATGGTCCAGGCCTCCGGCGACTGGTGGCTCGACGAACACCCGTGCGACCGCGCCGAACTGACGGTGTATCTGACCGAACTGCTGTGGGGCGCGCTGCCGGCCGCGCTGGCGACGGCGGCGGACGCGCCCGACCGGGGCACCGGCGGGCGGGCGTACGAAAGCGGCTGA